A window of Solidesulfovibrio sp. genomic DNA:
AGGACTACGAAAAACTCAAGGACGTGGGCATCGGCACCTACATCCTTTTCCAGGAAACCTACAAGCGCGACCGCTACGCCGAACTGCACCCCTCCGGCCCCAAGCACGACTACAACTGGCACACCACCGCCATGGACCGGGCCATGAAGGCCGGCATCGACGACGTGGGCATCGGCGTGCTCTACGGCCTCTACGACTGGAAATTCGAAACCGTGGCCATGTTCCTGCACGCCGAACACCTGGAAAAGACCTTCGGCGTCGGCCCCCACACCATCTCCGTGCCGCGCATGCGCCCGGCCGGGGCCGTCAACCTCGACACCTTCCCCTACCTCGTGCCCGACGAGGCCTTCAAGAAGATCATCGCCATCATCCGCCTGGCCGTGCCCTACACCGGCATGATCCTGTCCACCCGCGAAGAGCCGGATTTCCGCGACGAACTCATCGACTGCGGCATCTCGCAAATCAGCGCCGGCTCCTGCACGGGCGTGGGCGGCTACCAGAAGACCGTGGTCGAGCACGAGTCCACCCACAACACCAACAATGGCCAGCAGTTCGAACCCAGCGACCAGCGCTCGCCCAACGAAATCATCCGCATGCTGTGCCAGCGCGGCTTCGTGCCCAGCTATTGCACCGCCTGCTACCGCCAGGGCCGCACCGGCGACCGATTCATGGCCCTGGCCAAGGACGGTACCATCCAGAATGTCTGCCTGCCCAACGCGCTGCTGACCTTCAAGGAATACCTCATCGACTACGCCGACCCCGAAACCAAGGCCGTGGGCGAGGAACGCATCCAGGAAGCCCTGGCCACCATCCCCAAGGACGGCATCCGCGAACTGACCGCCCAACGCCTGCACGACATCGAATGCGGGAGGCGGGATTTGTTCTTTTAGGGAGTGATGAGGCAAAAGGCGGGAAAAATGCCTCCGGCGGCCGGGGGGGATGATCCCCCCCGGTCCCCCCCGACGGGGCGAGTGGAACATCGGGGACAACGTCGGGCGGCGGGGCGTCGGTCGTTGTGGTCGCGGAAACGGGCCTGGCGACACTGGCCGCAAAGCCGG
This region includes:
- the hydG gene encoding [FeFe] hydrogenase H-cluster radical SAM maturase HydG; amino-acid sequence: MIDESQRTSDAFIDDTRIEAALTNARKLAKDRAAVGDIIDKALRYKGLSAEEVAVLLEVQDQDLLARMFTAAKKVKEAIYGKRIVLFAPLYLSSFCVNNCVYCGYKRSNKEQLRKRLTMDEIKREVEILESLGHKRLAVEAGEDPKNCPIDYVTDAIKAIYSIKDGNGSIRRANVNIAATTIEDYEKLKDVGIGTYILFQETYKRDRYAELHPSGPKHDYNWHTTAMDRAMKAGIDDVGIGVLYGLYDWKFETVAMFLHAEHLEKTFGVGPHTISVPRMRPAGAVNLDTFPYLVPDEAFKKIIAIIRLAVPYTGMILSTREEPDFRDELIDCGISQISAGSCTGVGGYQKTVVEHESTHNTNNGQQFEPSDQRSPNEIIRMLCQRGFVPSYCTACYRQGRTGDRFMALAKDGTIQNVCLPNALLTFKEYLIDYADPETKAVGEERIQEALATIPKDGIRELTAQRLHDIECGRRDLFF